The following are from one region of the Hymenobacter radiodurans genome:
- a CDS encoding DUF4174 domain-containing protein produces the protein MVILYAPTAESVELKQQKASMTSAEAQVKARDILIMEAIETSLSPTEKQYVRQTLGVEPSGFAVVLIGKDGGVKRKETKPIDPNVLFETIDTMPMRRQEMRTKGK, from the coding sequence GTGGTTATCCTCTACGCGCCCACGGCCGAATCAGTGGAGCTCAAGCAGCAAAAGGCAAGCATGACTTCCGCCGAAGCCCAAGTGAAAGCCCGCGATATACTCATCATGGAAGCTATTGAAACCAGCTTGAGTCCCACCGAAAAGCAGTATGTGCGCCAAACGCTGGGTGTCGAGCCGAGCGGCTTTGCCGTGGTGCTGATTGGTAAAGATGGTGGCGTAAAGCGCAAAGAAACCAAGCCAATTGACCCCAACGTGCTATTCGAGACCATCGATACGATGCCTATGCGTCGCCAAGAAATGCGTACAAAAGGCAAGTAG
- the scpA gene encoding methylmalonyl-CoA mutase, giving the protein MKPDFSRIPYDAAPLPPAPATPTETPTPEQIPLRSYYTAHDVAGLDHMGFGAGVAPYLRGPYATMYVQNPWTIRQYAGFSTAEESNAFYRRNLAGGQKGLSVAFDLATHRGYDSDHPRVEGDVGKAGVAIDSVEDMKILFDQIPLDQMSVSMTMNGAVLPIMAFYIVAAEEQGVSPEKLAGTIQNDILKEFMVRNTYIYPPAPSMRIIADIFAYTAKHMPRFNSISISGYHMQEAGATADLELAYTLADGLEYVRAGLAVGMDVDQFAPRLSFFWAIGMNHFMEIAKLRAGRLLWAKLMQQFAPQNPKSLALRTHCQTSGYSLTEQDPFNNVARTCIEALAAALGGTQSLHTNALDEAIALPTDFSARIARNTQLYLQHETDITRVVDPWGGSYYVESLTHQLADKAWALIQEVEELGGMAKAIETGLPKMRIEEAAARKQARIDSGKEIIVGVNKYRPTEEHKIDVLDIDNAAVREAQLARLATIKAERDTAAVQAALVALTNAARSGSDNLLALAVQAARVRATLGEISDALEKVYGRHQATIRAISGVYSAELDYDAEFQRTHKMADEYAKLEGRRPRILVAKMGQDGHDRGSKIIATSFADVGFDVDIGPLFQTPAEVARQATENDVHVVGVSSLAAGHKTLIPQLIEELRKLDRADILVIAGGVIPAQDYEFLFEAGVAGVYGPGTVIAVAAQEILQKLKEQ; this is encoded by the coding sequence ATGAAGCCTGATTTTTCCCGTATTCCGTACGATGCAGCGCCGTTGCCGCCCGCTCCGGCTACGCCCACCGAAACGCCGACGCCCGAACAGATTCCGCTCCGTAGCTATTACACAGCCCACGATGTGGCCGGCCTCGATCATATGGGCTTCGGTGCGGGTGTGGCGCCTTATCTGCGTGGGCCTTACGCTACCATGTATGTGCAAAACCCGTGGACTATCCGGCAATACGCGGGGTTTTCTACGGCTGAGGAAAGCAATGCTTTCTACCGTCGCAACCTAGCTGGGGGGCAAAAAGGGCTTTCGGTTGCCTTCGATTTGGCTACGCACCGCGGCTACGACTCCGACCACCCGCGCGTGGAGGGCGATGTAGGCAAAGCAGGCGTCGCCATCGACTCGGTGGAGGATATGAAGATCCTCTTCGACCAGATTCCGCTGGACCAGATGTCGGTGTCGATGACTATGAATGGGGCCGTGCTCCCGATCATGGCCTTTTACATTGTGGCGGCTGAGGAGCAGGGGGTGAGTCCGGAGAAGCTGGCGGGCACCATTCAGAATGACATTCTGAAGGAGTTTATGGTGCGCAACACCTACATCTATCCGCCCGCTCCGAGCATGCGCATCATTGCCGACATATTTGCCTACACGGCTAAGCATATGCCGCGCTTCAACTCCATCAGCATCAGCGGCTACCATATGCAGGAAGCCGGTGCTACCGCCGATCTGGAACTGGCTTATACTCTCGCCGATGGGCTGGAATACGTGCGTGCGGGTCTCGCCGTGGGCATGGACGTGGACCAATTTGCCCCCCGCCTTTCCTTTTTCTGGGCAATTGGCATGAACCACTTCATGGAAATTGCCAAGCTGCGCGCGGGGCGGCTGTTATGGGCCAAGCTCATGCAGCAATTTGCCCCCCAGAATCCCAAATCGTTGGCTTTGCGCACCCACTGCCAAACTTCGGGTTACTCGCTTACAGAACAAGACCCGTTCAACAACGTGGCGCGTACGTGCATTGAGGCCTTGGCAGCAGCCTTGGGCGGCACGCAAAGTTTGCACACGAATGCACTGGATGAAGCCATTGCCTTGCCCACGGATTTCTCGGCCCGCATTGCCCGCAACACGCAGCTTTACCTCCAGCACGAAACCGATATTACCCGCGTCGTAGACCCATGGGGTGGCTCGTATTACGTGGAGAGCCTCACTCACCAACTCGCCGACAAAGCCTGGGCGCTGATTCAGGAAGTAGAAGAGTTGGGCGGCATGGCTAAGGCTATTGAAACTGGTCTGCCCAAAATGCGCATTGAAGAAGCGGCTGCCCGTAAGCAGGCACGTATCGACTCAGGCAAGGAAATCATTGTGGGCGTCAATAAATACCGCCCTACTGAAGAGCACAAAATCGATGTACTCGACATTGATAATGCCGCCGTACGGGAGGCCCAGCTTGCTCGACTAGCCACCATCAAAGCTGAACGCGATACTGCTGCTGTACAAGCAGCGTTAGTAGCTCTAACAAACGCAGCTCGCAGTGGCTCCGACAACCTGTTGGCGCTGGCCGTGCAAGCCGCCCGCGTACGCGCTACGCTTGGCGAAATCTCAGATGCCTTAGAGAAAGTATATGGCCGCCATCAGGCTACTATTCGAGCTATTTCGGGCGTTTATTCCGCAGAACTGGATTACGACGCCGAGTTTCAGCGCACCCATAAAATGGCCGATGAGTATGCCAAGCTCGAAGGTCGTCGGCCACGTATTTTGGTGGCTAAAATGGGCCAGGATGGCCATGACCGCGGCTCCAAAATCATTGCTACGAGCTTCGCCGATGTAGGCTTCGATGTGGATATTGGTCCCCTATTCCAAACTCCGGCCGAGGTAGCCCGCCAAGCTACCGAAAACGATGTACACGTGGTAGGCGTAAGTAGCTTAGCAGCTGGTCACAAAACCCTGATCCCACAATTGATTGAGGAGTTGAGAAAGCTTGACCGCGCGGATATTCTGGTTATTGCAGGTGGCGTGATTCCGGCTCAGGATTATGAATTTCTCTTCGAGGCGGGAGTAGCGGGAGTCTATGGTCCGGGAACGGTAATTGCAGTAGCAGCCCAAGAAATCTTGCAAAAGTTGAAAGAGCAGTAA
- a CDS encoding outer membrane beta-barrel protein, protein MSAVAQSDFRAGYIVQAAGDTVSGLVAYQGAQRSALLCRFRSDAQAAVVEYQPEQLRGYGFKQGTKYLSQPTPAAPARAAFFEILASGKVSLLTLVDSDDQRHFYVQSEAASVVELIQKDTIVSKSSPSGVQKVKVRSYPFRNVLNTTLAGCPAVQAQLGRAELIESQLTKLVNSYNNCATGAPAQVAAPRAGRFKAGLLVGAQRAAFTFNDEGEEKMSSTVGPLMGIGLDFAPARFNEKLSMRVEGLYSNQSTELQYTRPGSGPFLTQRAQRNLEVDVTSLHLVALLRYARATGAIRPFIQAGPQLAAHIKSNAVLTTTYDVASPPAPSTREIDLRPSNFGGVLGAGLLLPAGKVGTFQLEARLDMMDSLSESGILSGATTTSVLVGYTIGK, encoded by the coding sequence ATGTCAGCCGTTGCCCAATCTGATTTCCGTGCTGGCTATATCGTGCAAGCGGCTGGCGATACGGTTTCTGGCCTTGTCGCCTATCAAGGTGCGCAGCGCAGTGCCTTGTTATGCCGGTTTCGTTCTGATGCTCAGGCTGCTGTGGTTGAATATCAGCCGGAACAGCTGCGTGGCTACGGGTTCAAGCAAGGCACCAAATACTTAAGCCAACCTACGCCTGCGGCTCCTGCCCGCGCTGCCTTCTTTGAAATACTAGCCTCCGGCAAAGTATCACTGCTAACCTTGGTTGACAGCGACGACCAACGTCACTTCTATGTACAAAGCGAAGCTGCATCAGTAGTCGAGCTAATTCAAAAAGATACCATTGTATCTAAATCAAGCCCTAGTGGTGTCCAGAAAGTAAAAGTTCGCTCGTACCCCTTTCGAAACGTATTAAATACGACGTTGGCAGGTTGCCCAGCAGTTCAGGCCCAACTGGGGCGTGCAGAGTTAATAGAGTCTCAGCTGACGAAGCTGGTGAATAGCTACAATAATTGCGCTACCGGAGCACCGGCGCAAGTTGCCGCACCTCGTGCCGGCCGCTTCAAAGCTGGTCTGTTAGTAGGAGCCCAACGGGCCGCTTTCACCTTTAACGACGAAGGTGAGGAGAAGATGAGCTCCACCGTGGGTCCTCTCATGGGCATCGGCTTGGACTTTGCGCCAGCACGCTTCAATGAGAAGCTGTCAATGCGCGTGGAGGGGCTGTATTCAAACCAGTCAACCGAGCTACAATATACACGTCCGGGTAGTGGACCCTTTCTTACTCAGCGGGCTCAACGTAATCTGGAGGTTGATGTGACGAGTCTGCACCTAGTGGCGCTTCTACGCTATGCCCGGGCTACGGGTGCCATCAGGCCGTTTATTCAGGCTGGGCCGCAACTTGCTGCTCATATTAAGAGCAACGCTGTTCTGACTACTACTTACGATGTTGCATCGCCACCTGCTCCTAGCACTCGGGAGATTGATTTGCGCCCCAGTAACTTCGGCGGAGTGCTGGGTGCTGGGTTACTTCTGCCCGCCGGCAAGGTGGGTACTTTTCAGCTAGAAGCCCGATTGGATATGATGGACAGCTTGAGCGAATCCGGAATCCTCTCTGGTGCTACTACCACGTCGGTTTTAGTTGGATATACAATAGGCAAATAG
- a CDS encoding 5'-nucleotidase C-terminal domain-containing protein, with amino-acid sequence MHFLRSRVASLGLFLAVAVTPACQRAAYVAKPTLAPTTAQPVGQTLPPDPKIAALIEPYQQKVTQQMAEVIGTAPVALKKNSGESPLANFIADIQRQRASTVMGSPIDVGVITNGGLRAEIPAGPIKLGDIFELMPFENELVVLDAPGSVMQQLFDYSARIKMAISGATYTVGADGKATSILIGGKPLNPAGTYTVAISDYLAGGGDNMVFFKTIKPRGTGVLLRNAIADHIRQLTKEGKPVEARVEGRVR; translated from the coding sequence ATGCACTTTCTCCGCTCCCGTGTCGCTAGCCTTGGTCTGTTTCTCGCCGTTGCTGTAACGCCAGCCTGTCAGCGCGCTGCTTACGTGGCTAAGCCCACATTGGCTCCCACCACGGCTCAGCCCGTAGGCCAGACTTTGCCCCCCGACCCCAAAATAGCGGCTCTCATTGAGCCCTATCAGCAGAAGGTGACGCAGCAGATGGCAGAAGTGATTGGCACAGCGCCGGTGGCTCTTAAAAAGAACTCGGGCGAATCGCCACTGGCGAACTTTATAGCCGATATTCAGCGGCAGCGAGCCAGCACCGTTATGGGTAGCCCAATTGATGTGGGTGTGATAACAAATGGCGGCCTGCGCGCCGAGATCCCCGCTGGACCAATTAAGCTGGGGGACATTTTTGAACTCATGCCCTTCGAAAATGAGCTGGTCGTGTTGGACGCTCCGGGGTCCGTAATGCAGCAGCTATTTGACTATTCTGCTCGTATCAAAATGGCTATTTCGGGTGCTACCTATACTGTGGGCGCCGATGGAAAAGCAACCAGTATTCTAATTGGGGGCAAGCCGCTCAATCCAGCCGGCACGTATACCGTCGCTATTTCCGATTATCTGGCTGGTGGCGGCGATAATATGGTATTTTTCAAAACTATCAAGCCCCGCGGTACTGGCGTATTGTTGCGCAATGCCATTGCTGACCACATTCGTCAGCTTACCAAAGAAGGCAAGCCTGTGGAGGCCAGAGTAGAGGGTCGGGTGCGCTAA
- a CDS encoding SDR family NAD(P)-dependent oxidoreductase, translated as MDLQLTNKIALVTGSTAGIGLAIAQQLAAEGAHVILTGRTDARIQTATSAILAQTPTAQVRGVAVDFGRADEIQHLLREVPTVDILVNNVGIFAPQEFADITDEDWMRFFEINVMSGVRLSRQYFPLMLAQNWGRILFISSESGLQIPQEMIHYGTTKTAQLGVARGLAELTKGTNVTVNSVLPGPTASEGVEDFLQKLSAEGKSKEEAEHDFFQNDRPSSLLQRFATPEEVANMVVYLASPLASATNGASVRVDGGVIRSIG; from the coding sequence ATGGATCTGCAACTCACGAATAAAATTGCTTTAGTAACTGGCTCTACCGCTGGCATCGGCTTGGCCATTGCCCAACAGTTAGCAGCAGAAGGCGCGCACGTCATCCTTACAGGTCGTACCGACGCCCGAATTCAGACAGCCACGTCGGCTATTTTGGCCCAAACACCTACAGCCCAAGTACGCGGCGTCGCCGTCGACTTTGGGCGCGCCGACGAAATACAGCACTTGCTGCGTGAAGTACCCACAGTGGATATCTTGGTGAACAACGTCGGCATTTTTGCCCCCCAGGAGTTTGCTGATATCACTGATGAGGATTGGATGCGCTTTTTTGAAATAAACGTAATGAGCGGGGTGCGGCTTTCGCGCCAATATTTCCCGCTTATGCTTGCTCAGAACTGGGGACGCATCCTATTTATTTCCAGCGAGTCGGGCCTACAGATTCCGCAGGAAATGATTCATTACGGCACCACCAAAACGGCCCAGCTTGGCGTGGCTCGTGGTCTGGCCGAACTGACCAAAGGCACCAATGTAACGGTAAACTCCGTGCTGCCTGGCCCCACGGCTTCCGAGGGCGTAGAGGACTTTCTACAAAAATTATCGGCTGAAGGGAAATCGAAGGAAGAAGCTGAGCATGATTTCTTTCAGAACGACCGGCCCTCATCCTTGCTTCAGCGCTTTGCCACGCCGGAGGAAGTGGCCAATATGGTGGTGTACCTAGCTAGTCCGCTCGCCTCGGCTACGAATGGGGCTTCCGTACGGGTAGATGGCGGCGTGATACGGAGTATTGGGTAG
- a CDS encoding WD40 repeat domain-containing protein → MKRLPFLLLFVSLLTSAPAWAQAEQSIWYFGNMAGLSFAQGKPTPLLDSKMVSYENCAVATTKSGQLLFYTNGGTIYNRQHQPMPNGRKLMGGQESTQGVLIVPDPGSGNVFYVFTTDFQGRPGGMRYSVVDMTRDNGLGDVPRANLLLISPVAEKLAAVRHQNGRDVWVVGHRWNSNAFVAYLVTADGVQTKPILSNVGTMHAGPGRNAIGCMKFSPDGNKLAAAIWRESNKFEVFDFDRTTGLVSKPRQFGPYEEAYGVEFSPDGSKLYGTNNGTGGGAAQIWQFDLKTSKATKIGDSKNRKIGALQRGPDGKIYVAREDNPFLGVIENPNAAGLACGYKDDGISLGGKRSKFGLPNFIVK, encoded by the coding sequence ATGAAACGACTTCCTTTTCTGCTCTTATTTGTAAGCCTGCTCACGAGTGCTCCGGCTTGGGCTCAGGCTGAGCAATCTATCTGGTACTTCGGTAATATGGCGGGGTTAAGCTTTGCTCAAGGCAAGCCCACTCCCCTTCTCGACAGCAAAATGGTGAGCTACGAGAACTGCGCCGTGGCTACTACCAAAAGTGGCCAACTGCTGTTTTATACCAATGGAGGCACAATTTATAACCGCCAGCACCAGCCCATGCCCAATGGCCGCAAGCTGATGGGCGGGCAGGAAAGCACGCAAGGCGTTCTGATTGTGCCTGATCCCGGCAGCGGTAACGTGTTCTACGTGTTCACCACCGACTTTCAGGGCCGGCCCGGCGGTATGCGCTATTCCGTAGTGGACATGACCCGCGACAACGGCCTCGGCGATGTACCACGCGCCAATTTGCTACTCATTTCACCCGTAGCCGAGAAGCTAGCGGCGGTGCGTCACCAAAACGGCCGCGACGTGTGGGTGGTAGGTCACCGCTGGAATTCTAACGCCTTTGTGGCTTACCTCGTTACGGCCGATGGCGTTCAAACCAAGCCCATTTTAAGCAACGTAGGCACCATGCACGCCGGCCCCGGCCGAAACGCTATTGGCTGCATGAAGTTCTCACCGGATGGCAACAAGCTGGCCGCCGCCATCTGGCGCGAAAGCAACAAGTTTGAGGTTTTTGACTTCGACCGCACAACGGGCTTAGTGAGCAAGCCACGCCAATTTGGCCCTTATGAGGAAGCCTACGGCGTGGAGTTCTCGCCCGATGGCAGCAAGCTCTATGGCACCAATAACGGCACCGGTGGCGGGGCGGCCCAAATCTGGCAGTTCGATTTGAAGACCAGCAAAGCCACCAAAATAGGGGATTCCAAGAACCGTAAAATCGGGGCGCTTCAGCGGGGGCCGGATGGCAAAATATACGTGGCCCGCGAAGACAACCCTTTTTTGGGAGTCATCGAAAACCCGAATGCTGCGGGCTTAGCCTGCGGCTACAAGGACGATGGTATCAGTCTGGGAGGCAAACGTAGTAAGTTTGGCTTGCCCAATTTCATCGTCAAGTAA
- a CDS encoding methylmalonyl-CoA mutase family protein, translating to MTEPLTHYSTNFSSHLPELRTAIKLTQHLPDFKALTIDAGFFGNRGGTNTQQIGYALNVAAAYLQALPTADLSVADVAAAMQLHLAVGTSYFLEIAKLRAMRRLWATLLHAFHLPPSLAATLRIHTSTSSWLQTTLDPHTNLLRFTTEAMAAVLGGATSLTVAPFDSLYREPGEFSERLARNLSIILREESQLGRVTDPAAGSYYLETLTDTLAREAWALFQATETKGGFPKAWGSVLEELRTISRQQFHRIATGEQVIVGSNRFTQAEEEFEFDPKKLLRSRSFDTTRATYPTEVLRLVTAMHFKRQLQQNQRAAVVLLGQDANQAILESFLKTLSPEERVSLALPETPDDTLSVLFSTPETATLMYATVEQYHALAREVSAPDAADLSIHLPTLLSSDVATMQAAIQRHGFQELSVNSYKTDDILARLQGKT from the coding sequence GTGACTGAGCCTCTCACCCATTATTCTACAAACTTTTCCAGCCACTTACCCGAACTGCGGACGGCAATAAAGCTGACGCAGCATCTGCCTGATTTTAAGGCACTGACAATTGATGCCGGCTTTTTTGGTAATAGAGGGGGCACCAATACCCAACAGATTGGCTACGCGTTGAATGTGGCGGCAGCTTATCTGCAAGCCCTTCCTACTGCGGATCTGAGTGTGGCTGACGTGGCGGCGGCTATGCAGCTGCACTTGGCAGTAGGAACCAGCTACTTCCTAGAAATTGCCAAGCTTAGAGCCATGCGGCGGCTGTGGGCTACGTTATTGCATGCCTTCCATTTGCCCCCCAGCCTAGCGGCCACACTACGAATTCATACCAGCACGTCGTCTTGGCTGCAAACAACCCTTGATCCGCACACCAACCTATTACGCTTCACAACAGAAGCCATGGCAGCCGTATTAGGCGGCGCTACCTCGCTCACCGTAGCCCCATTCGACAGCTTGTACCGCGAACCGGGTGAGTTTTCGGAGCGACTGGCGCGCAACTTATCTATTATTCTGCGGGAGGAATCCCAGTTGGGCCGCGTGACCGATCCCGCAGCCGGCTCCTACTACCTCGAAACGCTCACCGACACCCTGGCCCGCGAAGCATGGGCGCTTTTCCAAGCCACAGAAACCAAAGGTGGCTTTCCCAAAGCTTGGGGCAGCGTGTTGGAAGAGCTACGCACGATCAGCCGCCAGCAGTTTCACCGCATAGCCACCGGCGAGCAGGTAATAGTGGGGAGCAACCGATTCACGCAAGCCGAGGAGGAGTTTGAGTTCGATCCTAAAAAGCTCCTGCGCAGCCGCAGCTTCGATACTACCCGCGCTACGTATCCCACGGAAGTATTGCGTTTGGTAACGGCTATGCATTTTAAGCGGCAGTTGCAGCAGAATCAGCGGGCGGCGGTGGTACTCTTAGGTCAGGATGCAAACCAGGCCATTCTCGAGTCTTTCCTCAAAACTCTTTCACCGGAAGAACGGGTTTCCTTAGCGCTCCCCGAGACACCGGATGATACCTTGTCGGTGCTGTTTTCCACGCCCGAAACGGCGACCCTGATGTACGCCACCGTGGAGCAGTATCACGCTCTTGCCCGTGAAGTATCCGCCCCTGATGCTGCTGACCTGTCAATTCACTTGCCTACTTTGCTATCCAGCGATGTGGCCACTATGCAGGCTGCCATTCAGCGCCACGGCTTCCAAGAACTCAGCGTAAATAGCTATAAAACCGACGACATCCTCGCCCGATTGCAGGGAAAAACGTAG
- a CDS encoding bifunctional metallophosphatase/5'-nucleotidase yields MNRRDFLKNSTLGAASLSLLGVPALAADAKGSRLTILHTNDMHSRIEPFPEGSGQFAGMGGMARRASLIQQIRAQEPNVLLLDSGDVFQGTPYFNFFEGELEFKLMSQMGYDAGTLGNHDFDNGLEGLAKQLPNANFPFLIANYDFSQTPLAGRFQPYKVFTKAGHRIGVFGLGIEMAGLVADKNFGKTVYLDPIATARTTVARLREAERCDLVICLSHLGYQYKSEKVDDHKLAAQVAGIDLILGGHTHTFLDAPVPIDGPNGHRTLINQVGWSGINLGRIDYAFERKSRRPAVASASVVPVRTA; encoded by the coding sequence ATGAACCGTCGCGACTTCCTTAAAAATTCGACCCTTGGTGCCGCTAGCTTAAGCCTACTGGGTGTGCCAGCGCTGGCTGCCGATGCCAAAGGCTCGCGCCTCACCATTCTGCATACCAATGACATGCATTCGCGCATTGAGCCGTTTCCGGAGGGCAGTGGGCAATTTGCGGGTATGGGTGGCATGGCGCGGCGTGCCTCGCTGATTCAGCAAATTCGGGCGCAGGAGCCCAATGTGCTGCTGCTCGACTCCGGCGACGTATTTCAGGGCACGCCGTACTTCAACTTCTTCGAAGGAGAGTTGGAGTTCAAGCTGATGTCGCAGATGGGCTATGATGCCGGTACGCTGGGCAATCATGATTTTGACAATGGCCTGGAAGGCCTGGCGAAGCAGCTGCCTAACGCGAACTTCCCTTTTCTAATAGCCAACTACGATTTCTCACAAACACCGCTGGCTGGTCGTTTTCAGCCCTACAAGGTGTTCACAAAAGCCGGACATCGCATTGGCGTCTTTGGGTTGGGCATTGAGATGGCGGGTTTGGTAGCCGATAAAAACTTTGGCAAGACTGTGTATCTCGACCCCATCGCGACGGCCCGCACTACCGTGGCCCGCTTGCGTGAAGCGGAGCGTTGCGATTTGGTTATTTGCCTATCGCACTTAGGATATCAGTATAAAAGTGAAAAAGTTGATGACCATAAATTAGCTGCGCAGGTAGCTGGCATCGACTTGATTTTAGGTGGCCATACCCACACCTTCCTCGATGCGCCAGTTCCAATTGACGGCCCGAATGGCCACCGAACGTTGATTAACCAGGTCGGTTGGTCGGGAATTAACCTCGGCCGTATAGACTATGCGTTCGAGCGTAAGTCGCGGCGGCCTGCGGTGGCGTCCGCTTCGGTGGTACCCGTGCGAACTGCCTGA
- a CDS encoding class I SAM-dependent methyltransferase has translation MKSQLRNTLARIYRSSERVVRENLHLYDSEDKLIADSQHYWEGIDREYIPGNAHWRGKGIFTNDDERWLKMGRHNYEMYRRLAGVATLDNQPARIVDWGCGGGANAVHFAPGSSCYYGTDITAASVNECQKQLTQEGYHNFVPVQFEAGTPETVLSVIKEPVDLFFSTYVFEIFPTKAYGTRVLDIAYKLLKPGGQAFIQIRYADNTPISQPHRWGYAQNLPHMVTYRIEEFWENAISCGFVPQLVTLEIEQEVKLGRRYAYYLLTKPA, from the coding sequence ATGAAATCTCAGCTACGAAATACTTTAGCCCGAATTTATCGCTCCAGTGAGCGTGTAGTACGGGAGAACTTACATCTGTACGATTCGGAGGATAAGCTAATAGCCGATTCTCAGCACTATTGGGAAGGTATTGATCGGGAGTATATTCCTGGCAATGCGCACTGGCGCGGCAAAGGTATATTCACCAATGACGATGAGCGGTGGCTTAAGATGGGCCGGCACAATTATGAGATGTACCGCCGCTTAGCTGGCGTGGCAACCCTTGACAACCAACCGGCCCGCATCGTAGACTGGGGCTGCGGCGGCGGAGCAAATGCTGTGCACTTCGCTCCCGGGTCGAGCTGCTACTATGGTACTGATATTACTGCTGCCAGTGTGAATGAGTGTCAGAAGCAATTAACCCAGGAAGGCTACCACAACTTCGTTCCTGTGCAATTTGAAGCGGGTACCCCCGAAACGGTTCTGAGCGTTATCAAAGAGCCTGTCGATCTATTTTTCTCCACTTACGTTTTTGAGATTTTCCCAACCAAGGCATACGGCACCCGCGTGCTGGACATTGCTTACAAACTGTTGAAGCCGGGTGGGCAGGCGTTTATTCAAATTCGCTACGCCGACAACACTCCTATCAGCCAGCCGCATCGTTGGGGCTATGCGCAAAACCTACCTCACATGGTAACCTATCGTATTGAGGAGTTTTGGGAAAATGCGATCAGCTGTGGCTTTGTGCCACAACTTGTTACCCTTGAAATTGAGCAGGAAGTAAAGCTTGGACGGCGCTATGCCTACTATTTGCTGACAAAGCCAGCTTAA
- a CDS encoding DoxX family protein — protein MDSLARFAPHIYALLRIVVGLLFAMHGSQKLLGFPGDKPPVEIASLMGLAGIIELVGGLLIAFGFLTRIAAFIASGTMAVAYFMAHAPQASLPIINQGELAVVYCFLFLYIAAQGSGPWSLDNMLRKDRRDVLPR, from the coding sequence ATGGACAGCTTAGCCAGATTTGCCCCCCACATTTATGCCTTGCTTCGTATTGTGGTAGGCTTGCTTTTCGCGATGCATGGCAGCCAGAAACTGCTAGGATTTCCCGGTGATAAACCGCCCGTGGAAATTGCTTCGCTCATGGGCCTTGCCGGAATAATAGAGCTGGTTGGTGGCCTCCTTATTGCCTTTGGTTTCCTGACGCGCATTGCTGCTTTTATTGCCAGTGGCACTATGGCTGTGGCTTACTTTATGGCCCACGCACCGCAAGCAAGCCTTCCTATTATCAATCAGGGAGAGCTAGCGGTTGTGTACTGCTTCTTGTTTCTGTATATCGCCGCGCAAGGCTCCGGACCTTGGAGCCTTGATAATATGCTACGAAAGGATCGGCGTGACGTGTTGCCACGATAA
- a CDS encoding ankyrin repeat domain-containing protein, translating to MSFSSARPEDLLFDAARRGDVAYLKELIATNIDVNTVNGKGFTPLIVAAYDDQLEAVQLLLEAGADVDVQDAGGNNALMGVCFKGHAEVASLLIANGADLNLQNGNGGTALMFATLFGRNKLVKLMLDAGADTTIRDIRGLTALDLAVQQGNEEALQLLQ from the coding sequence ATGTCATTTTCCTCTGCCCGCCCCGAAGATTTATTGTTTGATGCTGCCCGCCGGGGCGATGTTGCTTATCTGAAAGAATTGATTGCCACCAACATCGACGTGAATACGGTGAATGGGAAAGGCTTCACTCCACTAATAGTAGCTGCCTACGATGATCAACTGGAAGCTGTTCAGCTTTTGCTTGAGGCGGGCGCTGATGTGGATGTGCAGGATGCTGGCGGCAACAATGCCCTGATGGGTGTCTGCTTCAAAGGCCACGCCGAGGTGGCCAGCCTGCTAATAGCGAACGGCGCCGATCTGAACCTGCAAAATGGCAACGGAGGTACCGCGCTGATGTTTGCCACGCTTTTTGGACGCAACAAACTCGTGAAACTCATGCTCGACGCCGGCGCCGATACTACTATTCGGGATATCAGGGGCCTTACCGCGCTGGATCTGGCTGTGCAGCAGGGCAATGAGGAGGCTTTGCAGCTGTTGCAATAA